One Cricetulus griseus strain 17A/GY chromosome 5, alternate assembly CriGri-PICRH-1.0, whole genome shotgun sequence genomic window carries:
- the Flrt2 gene encoding leucine-rich repeat transmembrane protein FLRT2, whose protein sequence is MGLQTTKWPSHRAFFLKFWLIISLGLSSQVSKLLACPSVCRCDRNFVYCNERSLTSVPLGIPEGVTVLYLHNNQINNAGFPAELHNVQSVHTVYLYGNQLDEFPMNLPKNVRVLHLQENNIQTISRAALAQLLKLEELHLDDNSISTVGVEDGAFREAISLKLLFLSKNHLSSVPVGLPVDLQELRVDENRIAVISDMAFQNLTSLERLIVDGNLLTNKGIAEGTFSHLTKLKEFSIVRNSLSHPPPDLPGTHLVRLYLQDNQINHIPLTAFSNLRKLERLDISNNQLRMLTQGVFDHLSNLKQLTARNNPWFCDCSIKWVTEWLKYIPSSLNVRGFMCQGPEQVRGMAVRELNMNLLSCPTTTPGLPVFTPAPSTVSPTTQSPTLSVPSPSRGSAPPAPTPSKLPTIPDWDGRERVTPPISERIQLSIHFVNDTSIQVSWLSLFTVMAYKLTWVKMGHSLVGGIVQERIVSGEKQHLSLVNLEPRSTYRICLVPLDAFNYRTVEDTICSEATTHASYLNNGSNTASSHEQTTSHSMGSPFLLAGLIGGAVIFVLVVLLSVFCWHMHKKGRYTSQKWKYNRGRRKDDYCEAGTKKDNSILEMTETSFQIVSLNNDQLLKGDFRLQPIYTPNGGINYTDCHIPNNMRYCNSSVPDLEHCHT, encoded by the coding sequence ATGGGCCTGCAGACTACAAAGTGGCCCAGCCACAGggctttttttctaaaattttggcTTATCATTTCCCTGGGGCTCTCCTCACAAGTGTCAAAACTCCTGGCCTGCCCTAGTGTATGCCGTTGTGACAGGAACTTTGTCTACTGTAATGAGCGAAGCTTGACCTCAGTGCCTCTTGGGATCCCGGAGGGCGTAACCGTACTCTACCTCCACAACAACCAAATTAATAATGCTGGATTTCCTGCAGAGCTGCACAATGTACAGTCAGTGCACACGGTCTACCTTTATGGCAACCAACTGGATGAATTCCCCATGAACCTTCCCAAGAACGTCAGAGTCCTCCATCTGCAGGAAAACAACATTCAGACCATCTCTCGTGCTGCTCTCGCTCAGCTCCTGAAGCTGGAAGAACTACACCTAGACGACAATTCCATATCTACAGTAGGGGTAGAGGACGGAGCTTTCCGAGAGGCAATTAGCCTCAAACTGTTGTTTTTATCAAAGAATCACCTGAGCAGCGTGCCTGTTGGACTTCCTGTAGACTTGCAAGAGCTGAGAGTGGATGAAAACCGAATTGCAGTCATATCAGACATGGCCTTTCAGAACCTCACTAGCTTGGAGCGTCTGATTGTGGATGGGAATCTCCTGACCAACAAGGGCATTGCTGAGGGCACCTTCAGCCATCTCACCAAGCTCAAAGAATTTTCCATAGTCCGGAACTCGCTCTCCCACCCACCTCCTGACCTCCCAGGTACGCATCTGGTCAGGCTCTACTTGCAGGATAACCAGATAAACCACATCCCACTGACAGCCTTCTCCAACCTCCGTAAGCTGGAACGGCTAGATATCTCCAACAATCAGCTACGAATGTTAACTCAAGGGGTCTTTGATCATCTCTCCAACCTGAAACAGCTCACTGCTCGGAATAATCCTTGGTTTTGTGACTGCAGTATTAAGTGGGTCACAGAATGGCTCAAATATATCCCGTCTTCTCTCAATGTGCGGGGTTTCATGTGCCAAGGTCCAGAGCAAGTCCGGGGAATGGCTGTCAGGGAGCTGAATATGAATCTTTTATCTTGTCCCACTACAACTCCTGGCCTACCAGTCTTCACCCCAGCTCCAAGTACAGTTTCTCCAACAACTCAGTCTCCTACTCTTTCTGTTCCAAGCCCCAGCAGAGGCTCTGCGCCTCCAGCTCCTACCCCATCGAAACTTCCCACCATCCCTGACTGGGATGGCAGAGAAAGAGTGACTCCACCTATTTCTGAAAGGATCCAACTTTCCATCCACTTTGTTAACGATACTTCGATTCAAGTCAGCTGGCTGTCTCTTTTTACTGTGATGGCATACAAACTGACATGGGTGAAAATGGGCCACAGTCTCGTAGGGGGCATTGTCCAGGAACGAATTGTCAGTGGTGAGAAGCAGCACCTGAGTTTGGTTAATTTAGAGCCTAGATCCACCTATCGGATTTGTTTAGTGCCACTGGATGCATTTAACTACCGCACTGTGGAAGATACCATCTGCTCTGAGGCCACTACCCATGCCTCTTATTTGAACAATGGCAGCAACACTGCTTCCAGCCACGAGCAAACAACTTCCCACAGCATGGGCTCCCCTTTCCTGCTCGCAGGTTTAATTGGGGGTGCAGTGATTTTTGTGCTCGTAGTTTTGCTCAGCGTTTTTTGCTGGCACATGCACAAAAAGGGACGATACACCTCCCAGAAATGGAAATACAACAGGGGCCGACGGAAAGATGACTATTGTGAGGCTGGCACCAAAAAAGACAACTCCATCCTGGAGATGACGGAAACCAGTTTTCAGATCGTCTCCTTAAATAACGATCAGCTTCTTAAAGGAGATTTCAGACTGCAGCCCATTTACACCCCAAATGGGGGCATTAATTACACAGACTGCCACATCCCCAACAACATGCGATACTGCAACAGCAGTGTGCCAGATCTGGAGCACTGCCACACGTAA